A portion of the Faecalibacterium sp. I3-3-89 genome contains these proteins:
- a CDS encoding L-2-amino-thiazoline-4-carboxylic acid hydrolase: MKRKKTYLSRDFRETAALRFPAQAKELNTAFDMRLSALLAENADASKEKQYHLKRQILPGIAAYETLQRVMPKEEALQTVHGYVERLARTSHKQLAALLHIPGLYRLVPGVFVKSTRSVFGPAAGFAPKELQTGNGVWRVDMMKCPYHDTCTEYGCPELCRCFCDSDDISYTGLHPKLIWERSMTLGHGNDRCDFCMKVR; encoded by the coding sequence ATGAAGAGGAAGAAAACCTATCTTTCCCGTGATTTCCGGGAGACTGCGGCACTGCGCTTTCCCGCGCAGGCAAAGGAACTGAACACCGCTTTCGATATGCGCCTGAGTGCGCTGCTGGCTGAAAATGCAGATGCAAGCAAGGAAAAGCAATACCACCTCAAGCGGCAGATATTGCCGGGCATTGCGGCCTACGAAACCTTGCAGCGAGTCATGCCGAAAGAAGAAGCACTGCAAACCGTTCACGGCTATGTGGAGCGGCTGGCGAGAACGAGCCACAAACAGCTTGCCGCCCTGCTGCACATACCGGGGCTTTACCGCCTTGTTCCCGGCGTTTTCGTCAAATCCACCCGGAGCGTTTTCGGCCCGGCGGCGGGCTTTGCCCCAAAAGAACTGCAGACCGGTAACGGCGTCTGGCGTGTGGATATGATGAAGTGTCCCTATCACGACACCTGCACAGAATACGGCTGCCCGGAGCTGTGCCGCTGCTTTTGCGACAGTGATGACATCAGCTATACTGGGCTGCATCCGAAGCTGATCTGGGAGAGAAGCATGACGCTGGGGCACGGAAATGACCGCTGCGATTTTTGCATGAAGGTCAGATAA
- a CDS encoding DUF6921 family protein: MSSTTSTYFCVLTIRKHLLKINPALEPFSDADFRNDLKAFVSGETEVLSDAGLPHMTLSVCETDYPLLCYATALCERLTAAGADVTLKQYSETMLRSRAINGRYQLLLVSENTLDATALPDADILLLSAEEMEDPSCEN, translated from the coding sequence ATGAGCAGCACCACCTCTACTTATTTTTGCGTCTTAACAATTCGGAAACATTTGTTGAAAATCAACCCTGCGCTGGAACCGTTTTCCGATGCGGATTTCCGGAATGATCTGAAAGCATTTGTTTCCGGTGAGACAGAAGTCCTTTCCGATGCCGGACTGCCGCACATGACGCTTTCGGTCTGCGAAACAGACTATCCCTTGCTTTGCTATGCAACGGCTCTTTGTGAACGCCTGACTGCTGCCGGAGCAGATGTCACGTTGAAGCAGTACAGCGAAACCATGCTGCGTTCCCGTGCAATCAATGGGCGGTATCAACTGCTGCTGGTTTCGGAAAATACGCTTGATGCAACAGCATTGCCGGATGCAGACATCCTTCTGCTCTCCGCAGAAGAAATGGAGGACCCCTCATGCGAAAACTGA
- a CDS encoding succinate dehydrogenase/fumarate reductase iron-sulfur subunit gives MNYTIRIKRQENPQASPCWQEFSFEGSADTSIASVLNELNHRSPLCEKSGTVVSPIAWECGCMIRKCGACAMRINGLPRLACSVFLRDCKGSVVTLEPLSKFPLVKDLVVDRSVIFEALKRTKLWLEGDAFQTSYTHSQRYRSAKCLLCGCCLEVCPNFDPNSEFAGAVLPVNAYRILNEEQDIAHRTELANAYRQLYFEGCGKSLACQDICPAGIPVEELMSRSNAAAVWKR, from the coding sequence ATGAACTACACCATCCGAATCAAACGGCAGGAAAACCCGCAGGCTTCACCCTGCTGGCAGGAGTTTTCCTTTGAGGGAAGTGCGGACACCTCGATTGCTTCGGTGTTGAACGAGCTGAATCACCGCAGCCCTCTGTGCGAAAAGAGCGGAACGGTCGTTTCCCCCATTGCGTGGGAATGCGGCTGCATGATACGCAAGTGCGGTGCCTGTGCCATGCGGATCAATGGTCTGCCTCGTCTTGCCTGTTCCGTTTTTCTGCGGGACTGTAAGGGAAGCGTTGTTACTCTGGAGCCTTTGAGCAAATTCCCACTGGTGAAAGATCTGGTCGTAGACCGTTCCGTGATCTTTGAAGCACTGAAGCGGACAAAGCTGTGGCTGGAAGGAGATGCGTTCCAGACCAGCTATACGCACAGCCAGCGGTATCGATCTGCTAAGTGTCTGCTCTGTGGCTGCTGCTTGGAGGTCTGCCCGAACTTTGACCCGAACAGTGAATTTGCTGGAGCTGTTCTGCCCGTCAACGCTTACCGTATTCTGAACGAAGAACAGGATATTGCCCATCGGACAGAACTCGCAAATGCGTATCGTCAGCTTTATTTTGAAGGCTGCGGAAAATCTCTTGCGTGCCAGGACATCTGCCCAGCCGGAATCCCGGTCGAAGAACTGATGTCACGTTCCAATGCCGCAGCGGTCTGGAAGCGATAA
- a CDS encoding helix-turn-helix domain-containing protein: MDFDRNSMTVPVQSSDYTKKFLQKDSNPTTMEVVTQTNAVKSPTDSPATTKLVYTVEEIARMLAISLRSAYNLCNSTTEFRVLRVGGSIRVPKDSFDAWLYRAA, from the coding sequence ATGGATTTTGACCGTAATTCTATGACCGTCCCTGTGCAATCTTCCGATTATACGAAAAAGTTCTTGCAAAAGGACTCGAATCCCACTACAATGGAAGTGGTCACTCAAACCAATGCCGTCAAGTCTCCGACTGACAGCCCGGCAACCACGAAACTGGTGTACACGGTGGAAGAGATCGCACGAATGCTGGCCATCAGCCTGCGCTCTGCTTACAATCTGTGCAACAGCACTACCGAATTCCGTGTCCTGCGAGTAGGCGGAAGCATCCGTGTGCCGAAGGACAGCTTCGATGCGTGGCTCTACCGGGCAGCTTGA
- a CDS encoding sigma-70 family RNA polymerase sigma factor, whose protein sequence is MKQTNERLCALAQKGDAAALDSLIENNKSFIGKVANDLFRSMNLAQSGLNLDTDDLKQAGNLGLWKAVPKFDAARGMKFLTYAAPAIRNAMMDMVRDAFATFEQRMVTEDKDGVCYQRVSLDDVLPGEEQLRRIEAIADPYAMQPQSIMEEQESRRELYDGLKRLTQREQTYLLYRYGFTDGEEHPLIGTAIYFHLTKGRAKKTEEQAMDNLWLELPWWFD, encoded by the coding sequence ATGAAGCAGACGAATGAACGGCTTTGTGCGCTGGCGCAGAAAGGCGATGCCGCCGCACTGGACAGCCTGATTGAAAACAACAAGTCCTTTATCGGCAAGGTGGCAAATGACCTTTTCCGCAGTATGAATCTGGCGCAGTCCGGTCTGAATCTTGACACGGACGATTTGAAACAGGCGGGGAATCTGGGCTTATGGAAAGCCGTGCCGAAATTTGATGCGGCGCGCGGCATGAAGTTCCTGACCTATGCGGCTCCTGCCATTCGCAACGCCATGATGGACATGGTACGGGATGCCTTTGCCACTTTTGAACAGCGGATGGTGACGGAGGATAAGGACGGCGTCTGCTACCAGCGCGTTTCGCTGGACGATGTTCTGCCGGGAGAGGAACAACTGCGGCGCATTGAAGCCATAGCCGACCCCTACGCCATGCAGCCGCAGAGTATTATGGAAGAGCAGGAATCGCGCCGGGAACTGTACGATGGCCTGAAACGGCTGACCCAACGGGAGCAGACCTATCTGCTGTACCGCTATGGCTTCACCGATGGCGAGGAACATCCGCTGATCGGCACGGCGATATACTTTCACCTGACAAAAGGCCGCGCCAAAAAGACCGAGGAACAGGCCATGGATAACCTGTGGCTGGAACTGCCGTGGTGGTTTGATTAA
- a CDS encoding plasmid recombination protein, which yields MARNDGVDRTSVRNLAVSDKAVGNTQQHNEREKDSYRNPDIIPQRTAWNIHFKKPTASYTDLFSQLETAGTISTRGLKPDATHYCELVFDVNSAYFDNHGGYEFAKQFYEDAYQAAVQIVGGEQYILSAVMHADEINRAMTEALGREVYHYHLHVVYVPVVEKQILWSKRCKDKALVGTVKETVMQVSRSKKWASKPLLDDAGKPVLQKSGKPVLKKSYSVLQDDFFHYMRNAGYTDVERGERGSTEEHLTVTQFKVQREQERLDTLTAQIDQKEQHLTQTNKTLSKTEKELAAVQKKVTLTKEALIHARDLDYIGKRTFLGNYSLTEEEFSKLKKQADHGYMMDVENRRLKEELSTAKKEAVRWSNKYHDLWYDVKPYLDALHRAPELVRGFLEKILAPKQEHTMNVPQQNRKRGQDVEL from the coding sequence TTGGCAAGAAACGATGGCGTTGACCGCACCAGTGTCCGAAATCTCGCCGTTTCGGACAAGGCCGTTGGCAACACTCAGCAGCACAACGAGCGCGAAAAGGACAGCTACCGGAACCCCGACATCATCCCCCAACGCACTGCATGGAACATCCACTTCAAAAAGCCAACCGCCAGCTACACCGACCTGTTCTCCCAACTGGAAACCGCTGGCACGATTTCAACGCGCGGCTTGAAGCCGGATGCCACCCATTACTGCGAGCTTGTCTTTGATGTCAACTCGGCCTACTTTGACAACCACGGCGGCTACGAGTTCGCCAAGCAGTTCTATGAGGATGCCTACCAAGCTGCCGTTCAAATCGTGGGCGGTGAGCAGTATATCCTCTCGGCAGTCATGCACGCCGATGAGATCAACCGTGCCATGACCGAAGCATTAGGCCGTGAAGTCTACCACTATCATCTCCATGTGGTCTATGTGCCTGTGGTGGAAAAGCAGATTCTCTGGTCGAAACGCTGCAAGGACAAGGCACTGGTCGGCACCGTCAAGGAGACCGTCATGCAGGTCAGCCGAAGCAAGAAGTGGGCTTCCAAGCCCCTGCTGGACGATGCCGGAAAGCCTGTCCTGCAAAAGAGCGGCAAGCCAGTCCTGAAGAAGTCGTACAGTGTCCTGCAAGACGATTTCTTCCACTATATGCGCAACGCCGGGTATACGGATGTAGAGCGCGGTGAGCGTGGCAGCACTGAAGAACACCTGACCGTCACCCAGTTCAAAGTCCAGCGGGAGCAGGAGCGACTGGACACTCTGACCGCCCAGATTGACCAGAAAGAGCAGCACCTCACCCAAACCAACAAAACCCTCTCCAAGACCGAAAAGGAACTTGCCGCTGTGCAGAAAAAGGTCACGCTCACAAAAGAAGCCCTCATTCATGCGCGCGATCTGGATTATATTGGTAAGCGCACCTTTCTCGGCAACTATTCGCTGACCGAAGAAGAGTTTTCCAAGCTGAAAAAGCAAGCCGACCACGGCTATATGATGGATGTGGAGAACCGCCGCCTGAAAGAAGAACTTTCCACCGCCAAGAAAGAGGCCGTTCGTTGGAGCAACAAGTACCACGACCTGTGGTACGACGTGAAACCCTATCTGGATGCTCTCCACCGTGCGCCCGAACTGGTGCGTGGCTTTCTGGAAAAGATTCTTGCCCCCAAGCAGGAGCACACCATGAATGTGCCGCAGCAAAACCGTAAGCGTGGGCAAGATGTAGAACTTTAA
- a CDS encoding DUF6796 family protein encodes MKMSKEKRALIAGMIGCLLYVIGDFLFAATGKSQSTESIGLMVKVAYLDMATWRMVVSIICGVLGTALYYIGFHQMWKLLKQRLTQPKQQKWVKLFQIAYLTGTVCWGYVHAMFMNVALIFKFTFEKYGDMQAAAEIANKVFYCNAAPLLAAYILCDVLLSVVMLVMIWKRMLPLKTTAQRILASFCNPIVFTGIVGNLFTLLPWPLDQIDHGTESAGHLLVLVLGLVLLREKAKCGECKETVQ; translated from the coding sequence ATGAAAATGAGCAAAGAAAAACGAGCACTCATCGCAGGTATGATTGGGTGCCTTTTATATGTGATCGGCGACTTTTTGTTTGCGGCGACCGGGAAAAGCCAAAGCACAGAATCCATTGGGCTGATGGTCAAGGTCGCCTATCTTGATATGGCAACATGGCGCATGGTGGTCAGCATCATCTGCGGTGTTCTCGGAACGGCACTCTATTACATCGGTTTTCACCAGATGTGGAAGCTTTTGAAGCAACGCCTCACCCAACCGAAGCAGCAGAAATGGGTCAAGCTGTTTCAAATTGCCTATCTCACCGGCACGGTCTGCTGGGGCTATGTTCATGCTATGTTCATGAATGTGGCGCTGATCTTCAAGTTTACCTTTGAGAAATACGGCGATATGCAGGCGGCAGCTGAAATTGCCAACAAGGTGTTTTACTGCAACGCCGCGCCGCTGCTGGCAGCATATATCCTGTGTGATGTACTTCTTTCTGTCGTGATGCTCGTTATGATCTGGAAAAGGATGCTCCCGCTCAAAACGACGGCACAGCGGATATTGGCATCCTTCTGCAACCCCATCGTTTTTACGGGGATTGTGGGAAATCTCTTCACGCTTCTGCCGTGGCCGCTGGATCAGATCGATCACGGCACGGAATCCGCCGGACACCTGCTGGTTTTGGTATTGGGGCTGGTTTTGCTTCGGGAGAAGGCAAAATGCGGAGAATGTAAGGAGACCGTGCAATGA
- a CDS encoding peptidoglycan-binding domain-containing protein, with translation MLLKNGSTGNYVMYLQYGLHIMCCPPGSFDSKFGSGTENAVKKYQGKKGLTQDGIVGDGTWNALVSDIKTIQQLLKNKGYYASTVDGLAGSGTYNAVISFQKASGLTADGMVGSATLNALNASSGGTSGQSHSITLPTDRNYLWAQKNPDIVKLVGNSGCSLVAVLNTANIYGPREFTPNEVLTACGNWGANGLNTWALPSKCNGKIDTSNYTHGGKEQATVFSAVKASIDNNLPIIIRLNSSDGKKTHFVTAIAYTGSCSSASSISVIDPAGGVIRTLEEAGTARNETVYGDYIATARRS, from the coding sequence ATGTTACTCAAAAATGGAAGTACTGGCAACTATGTTATGTACCTGCAGTATGGACTGCATATCATGTGCTGCCCTCCGGGTAGTTTTGACAGCAAATTTGGCTCTGGTACTGAAAATGCTGTTAAGAAGTATCAGGGCAAAAAAGGTCTTACCCAAGATGGCATTGTTGGCGATGGTACATGGAACGCACTGGTAAGCGACATTAAAACCATCCAGCAGCTCCTGAAGAACAAAGGTTATTACGCCAGTACAGTGGATGGCCTTGCAGGTTCAGGCACTTATAACGCTGTTATCAGTTTTCAGAAAGCATCCGGCTTGACTGCCGATGGTATGGTCGGCAGTGCCACCCTAAACGCATTGAACGCTTCTTCGGGCGGTACAAGTGGTCAATCTCATTCAATCACTCTGCCTACTGATAGAAACTATCTTTGGGCACAGAAGAATCCGGACATTGTTAAGCTTGTTGGAAATAGTGGTTGCTCTCTTGTTGCCGTGTTGAATACCGCTAATATCTATGGGCCTCGTGAATTCACCCCTAACGAAGTCCTGACTGCCTGTGGAAATTGGGGTGCAAACGGTCTGAATACTTGGGCTCTTCCCAGCAAGTGCAATGGTAAAATCGACACGAGCAACTACACTCATGGCGGTAAGGAGCAGGCGACTGTATTCAGTGCAGTCAAAGCAAGTATTGACAATAACCTTCCCATCATTATTCGGCTCAACAGTAGCGATGGCAAAAAGACGCATTTTGTCACAGCGATTGCTTATACTGGCAGTTGCTCCTCTGCAAGCAGCATTTCCGTCATTGATCCTGCTGGTGGTGTCATTCGAACTCTTGAGGAAGCGGGAACTGCACGCAATGAAACCGTATACGGTGATTATATCGCAACCGCTCGTCGCTCCTAA
- a CDS encoding helix-turn-helix domain-containing protein — translation MAQEYLPEPSNVRLADLMKEHNISQPELAKEIGCSKSTISRFISGAKGTLTHEQVLRIARLFNVSTDFLLGETNIPDRKNYDIAELGLSVEAAKNLYTGRVNAEVVNLLLENARFAELTYRIAQYFDDTFASGIAAQNAMLTTLSTLLRTKVKTPEAAKAAKDISLRRKPVYQGDLDDIEMYFMAAVKEIKKGIGSHYAEQEAMSKKVAEKMFTELTKGQDVQHPTITAEQLTDAMLDSVSGMEGATPEALEQLRNGLLGILQSAAEQENAHEADE, via the coding sequence ATGGCACAGGAATATCTGCCCGAACCGTCCAACGTCCGTCTTGCGGACTTGATGAAAGAGCACAATATCAGCCAACCGGAGCTTGCCAAGGAAATCGGCTGCTCCAAGAGTACCATCAGCCGCTTTATCAGCGGTGCAAAGGGAACCCTGACCCATGAGCAGGTGCTGAGGATTGCAAGGCTGTTCAACGTGTCCACGGATTTTCTGCTGGGAGAAACCAACATTCCTGACCGCAAGAACTACGATATTGCCGAACTGGGCTTGTCCGTAGAAGCTGCAAAGAACCTCTACACAGGGCGTGTCAATGCAGAGGTGGTCAATCTGCTGCTGGAAAACGCTCGCTTTGCAGAGCTTACTTACCGCATAGCGCAGTATTTTGATGATACCTTTGCATCCGGCATCGCAGCACAGAACGCTATGCTCACGACATTGAGTACCCTTCTGCGCACAAAGGTCAAGACCCCGGAAGCAGCCAAGGCTGCAAAGGACATCAGCCTTCGGAGAAAGCCTGTGTACCAAGGCGACCTTGATGACATTGAGATGTATTTCATGGCAGCGGTCAAGGAGATCAAAAAGGGTATCGGGAGCCATTACGCCGAACAGGAAGCTATGAGTAAGAAAGTGGCAGAGAAGATGTTCACCGAATTGACCAAGGGGCAGGATGTACAGCACCCAACGATTACAGCAGAGCAGCTGACGGATGCAATGTTGGACAGTGTTTCGGGCATGGAGGGAGCTACGCCGGAAGCACTGGAACAGCTGCGGAACGGTCTGCTGGGAATCTTGCAGTCTGCCGCAGAGCAGGAAAACGCCCATGAAGCAGACGAATGA
- a CDS encoding FAD-binding protein: MKHTLVIVGAGLAGLSAALTAVKNGWTVKLVSSLASERAQSVMAEGGINAALNTKGEEDSPEQHYTDTLTAACGLADPNAVWGMTQAASELVRSLHHLGVQFNVTDDDELDLRNFGGQKKKRTAFAQSDTGKQLMTALIDAVRREESAGTVERFPHHKFRTLLLSGNICGGCTVQDTYTGELLRFVCDAVLIATGGLHGLFGDTTGSLANTGEVTAELFRLGVPMANLEMIQYHPTTVELGEKRMLLSEAARGEGGRLFALRNGKPWYFMEEKYPELGNLMPRDITAREVWTVSRDYEVFLDMTELPKEVMEHKLAGLVDDCQTYLHKDIRKEPIPILPGIHYFMGGIQVDERHRTSMRNLYAAGECCAQYHGANRLGGNSLLGAIYGGQIAAETACRETVSSPNMPCAEESLLPELSPDAQMQMNRILLNALGVVRDAQTLEAGIQEIRKLSGTLPLLGCAMLESALARKESRGAHWRADYPQRNDAVYCKTTVAHWNGQHIAISFESIPERRHDL, translated from the coding sequence ATGAAACACACTTTGGTGATCGTGGGTGCAGGGCTGGCAGGGCTTTCCGCTGCTTTGACTGCTGTGAAAAACGGCTGGACGGTAAAGCTGGTGTCCTCCCTTGCCTCCGAGCGGGCGCAGTCTGTTATGGCAGAGGGCGGAATCAATGCAGCCTTGAATACCAAGGGAGAGGAGGATAGCCCGGAGCAGCATTATACAGATACCCTGACCGCTGCCTGCGGACTTGCTGACCCGAATGCAGTCTGGGGGATGACGCAGGCTGCGTCCGAACTGGTGCGCAGCCTGCACCATCTGGGAGTACAATTCAACGTGACAGATGACGATGAACTCGACCTGCGGAATTTTGGCGGACAGAAGAAAAAGCGGACGGCCTTTGCACAAAGCGATACGGGAAAGCAGCTAATGACCGCTCTGATTGATGCTGTGCGCCGGGAAGAAAGCGCAGGAACGGTCGAACGCTTTCCACACCATAAGTTCCGCACCCTGCTGCTTTCCGGGAACATCTGCGGTGGCTGCACAGTGCAGGACACCTATACTGGCGAACTGCTGCGGTTTGTATGCGATGCCGTCCTGATTGCCACAGGCGGGCTGCATGGCTTATTCGGTGATACGACCGGCTCTCTTGCCAATACCGGAGAAGTCACCGCAGAACTGTTCCGTCTGGGCGTTCCGATGGCAAATCTTGAAATGATCCAGTACCACCCTACCACGGTCGAACTGGGCGAAAAACGGATGCTTCTGAGTGAGGCCGCCCGTGGTGAGGGCGGGCGGCTGTTTGCATTACGGAACGGGAAGCCGTGGTATTTCATGGAAGAAAAATATCCGGAACTCGGCAACCTGATGCCGCGTGACATCACCGCGCGGGAAGTCTGGACGGTCAGCCGTGACTATGAGGTGTTCCTTGATATGACAGAGCTTCCTAAAGAAGTCATGGAGCATAAACTTGCCGGACTGGTGGATGATTGTCAGACCTATCTGCACAAAGATATTCGCAAAGAACCCATTCCGATTTTGCCGGGTATCCACTACTTTATGGGAGGCATTCAGGTGGACGAGCGGCACCGCACTTCGATGCGGAATCTGTACGCTGCCGGTGAATGCTGCGCTCAGTACCATGGCGCAAACCGTCTGGGTGGAAATTCTCTTCTGGGTGCGATCTATGGAGGACAGATTGCTGCGGAAACTGCCTGCCGGGAAACAGTCAGTTCCCCCAATATGCCCTGTGCCGAAGAATCCCTTCTGCCCGAACTTTCCCCGGACGCTCAAATGCAGATGAATCGTATTCTGCTGAACGCACTCGGTGTCGTGCGGGATGCACAGACATTGGAAGCGGGCATTCAGGAAATCCGCAAACTGTCTGGCACCCTTCCGCTTCTGGGCTGTGCCATGCTGGAAAGTGCCCTCGCCCGAAAAGAAAGCCGGGGTGCGCACTGGCGGGCAGATTATCCCCAACGCAACGATGCCGTTTACTGCAAAACCACCGTGGCACACTGGAACGGGCAGCATATCGCCATCAGCTTTGAATCCATCCCCGAAAGGCGGCATGATTTATGA
- a CDS encoding L-2-amino-thiazoline-4-carboxylic acid hydrolase, translating into MKYMGMPFGMWMLFAGSFQKQLTAVLGYDADTARAITKKAKPQYRQIIRRLPEFEKGDRFKMNLVNCAMIGAFILSMPEHPDVERLTEYYAKSMMTKPMQWFCRKSGKSKFTPKDIAAMKATAALKAADRNPYSWNMEFYEYPDGSGYEGRFTKCGICVLMKELGLYDLTPALCHLDYTMSEAGGVTNFVRQYTLASGGSYCDCGYKKKG; encoded by the coding sequence ATGAAATACATGGGTATGCCCTTTGGAATGTGGATGCTGTTTGCCGGTTCCTTTCAAAAGCAGCTGACCGCTGTGCTGGGCTATGATGCAGACACCGCAAGAGCCATTACCAAAAAAGCAAAGCCGCAATACCGGCAGATCATCCGCAGGCTACCGGAGTTTGAAAAAGGCGACCGGTTCAAGATGAACCTCGTCAACTGCGCGATGATCGGTGCGTTTATTCTCTCCATGCCGGAGCACCCGGATGTGGAGCGGCTGACGGAGTATTATGCAAAATCTATGATGACAAAGCCCATGCAGTGGTTCTGCCGCAAGAGCGGAAAAAGCAAGTTTACCCCAAAGGATATTGCCGCCATGAAGGCCACTGCTGCTCTGAAAGCCGCCGACCGCAACCCCTACTCGTGGAACATGGAATTTTACGAATACCCTGACGGCAGCGGCTACGAAGGACGCTTTACCAAGTGCGGCATCTGTGTGCTGATGAAGGAGCTGGGGCTGTATGACCTGACCCCTGCTTTGTGCCATCTGGACTACACCATGAGCGAAGCAGGCGGTGTGACAAATTTTGTGCGGCAGTATACCCTTGCTTCCGGCGGATCCTACTGCGACTGCGGGTACAAAAAGAAAGGGTAA
- a CDS encoding DUF6061 family protein, translating into MKYDARACHFNMDTGCVELLLRDGRMISIDCTGVEDELDVTMAQRLELDYLIYNDPLGYADLILNGEPEEYLKNVAGSHGLED; encoded by the coding sequence ATGAAGTACGATGCAAGAGCCTGCCATTTCAACATGGATACCGGCTGCGTGGAGCTGCTGCTCCGGGATGGGAGAATGATCTCCATTGACTGCACTGGGGTCGAGGATGAATTGGACGTGACCATGGCGCAGAGGTTGGAGTTAGATTATCTCATCTACAATGACCCGCTTGGCTATGCAGACTTGATTCTGAACGGCGAACCAGAGGAGTATCTGAAGAATGTGGCGGGAAGTCACGGATTAGAAGATTAA
- a CDS encoding site-specific integrase — protein MAYITKRGNSYSVRYTYEDEHGKSCDKWESFPTKEEATNRKKQIEHELAAGTFLIPSSVTVAEFLMDWLPKQCSKHKWAPKTYESNLSTIQNLIIPYIGSMEMQKLKPYHMENLYTTLSKTPCGSYIEGKKQELTEKQKQRFLSGTTIHEVHRLLGTAFQYAVEWGILVKSPVPVDSPKKSTQERTIWTVEEMRAALDSMEDPILHLAVHLTLVGALREGEIVGLTPEDLDFDAADGIGTFRINKSMQRVRKEALNQVDDGCIIKIFPDKLERSTTSLILKSTKTASSCRTIFMTSALKEELKKWLNQLAADERKDPARYHDSGMLFRLPNGLAVEPVLIRKKFLKWQDAHPEFPRIVFHGLRHSSATYQLMISGGDVKAVQGTTGHATADMLVNTYAHIQQSSRVELGRKFEEGFYAKQESPSPQAVPAAGEPTISMTALLELLKDADPEVKAQLRLALLT, from the coding sequence ATGGCATATATTACGAAGCGCGGCAACTCTTACAGCGTCCGCTACACCTACGAAGATGAGCACGGCAAGAGCTGCGACAAATGGGAGAGCTTTCCCACAAAAGAGGAGGCAACGAACCGAAAAAAGCAAATCGAGCATGAACTGGCCGCTGGCACTTTCCTGATTCCGTCCTCGGTAACGGTGGCAGAGTTCCTGATGGACTGGCTGCCGAAACAGTGCAGCAAGCACAAGTGGGCACCCAAAACCTACGAATCCAACCTTTCCACCATTCAGAATCTCATTATCCCCTATATCGGTAGTATGGAGATGCAGAAGCTCAAGCCCTACCACATGGAGAACCTCTACACGACCCTGAGCAAAACGCCCTGTGGTTCGTATATCGAGGGCAAGAAGCAGGAACTGACCGAAAAGCAGAAGCAGCGTTTCCTTTCCGGCACAACGATCCATGAGGTGCACCGGCTGCTGGGCACTGCCTTCCAGTATGCCGTAGAGTGGGGCATCCTTGTCAAAAGCCCTGTTCCCGTGGACAGCCCCAAGAAGTCTACGCAGGAGCGCACCATCTGGACGGTAGAGGAAATGAGGGCGGCTCTGGACAGCATGGAGGACCCCATCCTGCATCTGGCAGTCCACCTCACACTGGTGGGCGCACTGCGAGAGGGCGAGATCGTAGGTCTGACCCCGGAAGATCTGGATTTTGATGCTGCGGATGGCATCGGAACCTTCCGTATCAACAAGTCCATGCAGCGAGTGCGAAAAGAAGCCCTGAACCAAGTGGACGATGGCTGCATCATCAAGATATTCCCGGACAAGCTGGAGCGCAGCACCACTTCCCTCATCCTGAAAAGCACCAAAACCGCATCCTCCTGCCGTACCATCTTCATGACCTCTGCACTGAAAGAGGAATTGAAGAAGTGGCTGAATCAGTTGGCGGCAGACGAGAGGAAAGACCCGGCACGCTACCATGATAGCGGAATGCTGTTCCGTCTACCCAATGGTCTGGCAGTGGAGCCGGTGCTGATCCGCAAGAAGTTCCTCAAATGGCAGGATGCCCACCCGGAATTCCCCCGCATTGTGTTCCACGGTTTGCGGCATTCCAGTGCCACCTACCAACTGATGATCTCCGGCGGCGATGTGAAAGCCGTTCAGGGCACCACAGGGCACGCCACGGCGGATATGCTGGTGAACACCTACGCTCATATCCAGCAGTCCTCTCGTGTAGAACTGGGCAGGAAATTTGAGGAAGGGTTCTATGCTAAACAGGAAAGCCCCAGCCCGCAGGCTGTACCCGCCGCAGGCGAACCGACCATCTCCATGACCGCTCTGCTGGAACTTCTGAAGGACGCAGACCCCGAAGTAAAGGCGCAGCTCCGTCTGGCTCTGCTGACCTGA